The DNA region TAGAGTTAAATACAGTGATTCTGATAAACTCATCTTTACATTCAAAACTAATTTTAGATGATTCTTGTGCAGGATTTGGATACGCTTCAAAATTTAATGAAAAATCGCGATCATAATCCTGAACAGAAGTTGGGGAGCAGCCTTCAATTACAGGCAATTTTTGGAATTCCTGGAATAGTAACTGACTCACAACTGATGGAGCAACCTGAAACCAATCAATCAATACGGAAGCATAGATCGATCTGAAATCATACTGCATTGCAACTCCTTCATCATTGGTAACGTTTGCATTGATCGTTGGATTATTTCCAAGTATCCCAGGATTTACACAACTGCCGAATAAAAACATAGGCGCTGCTGAACCATGATCTGTTCCGGTTGAATCATTGGCTTTAATTCTTCTTCCAAATTCTGAAAAAGTCATCCCTAATACGCGTTTACTATTCCCTGATTGGTCAATTGCTGCTTGAAATCCTGCAATTGCATCAGATAATTGCTTTAATAAATCTGCATGGGTTCCTATTTCATGATCATCCGGATCACATTGATTTGCGTGGGTATCAAAAGTGCCAATACTTACCACATACACTTTTGTTTTCATGCCCCCTTTAATTAATTGAGCCACAATATTCAATTGATCCAGCAATCTGTTGCCTGTTGTAGCAATAGTTCCACCTGCCGCGTCATATGCATCTTTAATTACATCGGTATAATCGTTGGTTTGCTTTAATGTGTCAATTAAATATTTCAGTTCATTCCCATAATTCGTTGTTGGGATAGTTGTAGGAAAAGCTGGCTCGTTTAGAGGAGCTAGTGTCGCAGGATCATTAATCGCTAAGCTAAAATTTGCGACCGAACCCTGACATGTCTGGCTCACAAGCGATCCAACAGTTATTGCCAAAGGGTCAGGATTGTCCGTATTTGGATACCCCGATGGGTAGCTGAGGTGATTTTCCATATAATACCTGCCTAACCAACCAGTTGTTTCAACCCGTTCAGCACTAGAACCCGAAGTCCAAATATCAGTTGATCTAAAATGCGAACGGTTTTGATTAGGATATCCTACAGACTGAATCAATTTTAGTTTACTGGCATCAAATAAAGATTTTAAACCAGTCATCGAAGGATGCAGACCAAGATCCGTACGAAGTTTAATCGCCAAACTTTCTTTAATCATTATTTTACTACGAACCTTATCAAGATTCGAATATTGGTCTAATGGAAGCACCATGTTTAAACCATCATTACCACCTGTCAATTGAATCAACACCAATACTTTATCATTTTCAGGACTAACAAAATCCAAAAATGAATTTCTAGCCACCGCACTTACAGGGATCCCATTGATTAACATCGGCACAGATGCCAGGGAACTAACTTGCAAAAATTTTCTTCTTTTCATTTTTTTGAATTTTAATTAGCTTAAATAATATTCAGGCATCGTTAATAAATTGGAGATTAGCAATTTAAGTCTATTCTCTACCGCAGCTTTCTTTTGAGTATCTTTTGGTTCGGCAACAAAAGCATCCCAATTTGTTTTCCATTGAGCTTCTGTCAAATTACCCAGTAGTTTAGACTTTAAATAATCCAGCTGATTTTGGTAAATTGGCTTGGGTAATAAATGGGCGACAATGTCATTTATTAATCGTGTTGCATCTCCAGGAGCTGAAAAATCACTTACATAATCTGTCAATTCCAATCCAAATAATTTTTGAGCAATGTTCCGAACTTTAATGGTTTTAGCTGCAAGTCCTGTTGTTAATGCAGTACGCAAAGGCAGGGTTACAGAATTTACCCAAATTTCATGGAAACTTGGCTCCTGATAGTAAGGAGTCCATCCGGCAACACTTGGAACATCGAAATAAACTTGTTGAAGTCCATTGGTGCTTCGGTATAAATGCAGATATAAATTGTAAGTATCTTCAATTGAGCTAACCTGGGACGAATTAAACTTCATTGCTTTTAGAGTATTGAAGATAAATTCATACGGAGGTCGTATCAAAGCACCTAAAGATTCATCTGTATAAAAGTGCGAACTGGAAAGCAATTCTCTGACTACCGGTGCAATATTAAAATTATTTGCAACCAAAGTATCTGCCAAACCATCCACGATATCTGATTCTATGGCACTGCTTACTTTGTAATAAATAAAATAGCGATACAACTTACGACAGATAAAAGTTGCTGCTTCACGTTTTTCAAAAATTAAATCAACCACGTTTTTATATTCATCAGCTCCAGCATTTACGATAGACTTATTGCCAAAACGATGTGATAGTAATTTAGTTGAGGTATCATGTAAGCCAGGAACAAATGCAGCCAATGGAATGTAGGTTGTATTTCTTCGGTCAACAGGAACCGTCCAACCGGTTAAAGCTTTAGCAACTGCCAATACATCCTGCTCAGTAAAGGTAGTATAGTCACCAGGTCCAGCCAAATCGCCTTTTCCAAGTGTAAACAATTCCATTAATTCCCGTGCAAAGTTTTCATTTGGCGCCACATTGGTATTTTGATTTCCATTTAAGTAAATCAACATAGCTTTATCAATTGTAATTTGCTTAGTCAGTTCTTTAAAGTTTTTCAGACAATTTTCCCTTAATAATTGTATGTAGTCAAAACTCATTCGTGGATCATAAATCTCAGACACTACAAAATGATTGTGCCAGAATAAGGTCATTTTTTCAGTGATAGAAACTCCTTCTTTGTAAATCTGCTCCATCATCCAGGCAAATAGTGAATTTTCCTTAAAAGCCACATTGCCCTGAATACTTGGATTTAGCGGAGTTTTTACCCAAGACTGTCCTTTTGTTACATTAGGATCTACAGGGTTATCCGAATATATGACCGGGTCCAATGGTAGTTGGACTGGAGTAAATAATTTATCCAGTGTCTTATCCATGCCATCCCGCACCGCATCTAAAATTTGTTGGTGTGTAGGTCCAAACATGGCTCTCCTGAGTAAATGAGCTGCATTTGCATAATTCCAAGTCCCGGAATAGGGAGTCAACCCGCCACCCAGAGGCAAAGCATCTTCCTGACGGCGATTGCCCACTGTAGCAGCAGCTTCTACCCCCAGAAATTTTTTAAAAGTGGTCCTTCGATCCATAAGAAATTAATTTTATGTGTTTTTAATTGGAGTGATATGAATTAAGACTTTTATTATATGAATTCGTTTAACAAAGATTAGAAAAAATTTAACTAAATTAAACGAACGCATCCGAATAGTCTCTACGATGTAATTGGGTAAAGGGTTGTTTTTCTTTAGCTTTGCGGTTCAAAATGGATATTAATACTGATATAATAATAATTGGAGCTGGTCCTTGTGGGTTGTTTGCTGTTTTTGAAGCCGGTTTATTAAAAATGAGATGCCATCTGATTGACTATTTGCCAATTGCAGGTGGACAACTCTCAGAAATCTACCCCAAAAAGCCTATTTATGATATACCTGGCTATCCGGAAATCCTGGCAAGTGATTTAGTCACTAATTTATTAAAACAAATTGAACCCTTTAAACCTGGATTTACCTTTGGTGAACGAGCCGAAACTTTAATTAATCATGGACAGGAAGGTTTTGAAATTGTAAGCCATCTTGGAACGCGAATCAAAGCCAAGGTGATTGCAATTGCCGGTGGCCTGGGTTGTTTTGAACCCAGGAAGCCTGAAATAGAGCATTTAGATAAATTTGAAGATCACGGGGTTGATTATATAATAAAAGATCCGGAAAAATATCGAGGCAAACACCTGGTGATTGCTGGTGGAGGGGATTCCGCTTTAGATTGGTGTATTTATTTAGCTGACATTGCTGCATCGATCCATTTAATCCATAGAAGATCTGAATTCCGCGCAGCACCAGAATCAGTTGAAAAATTAAAAAGACTTAGTGACACAAATAAAATTAAACTAATAGTAAATGCCGAACTTAAAAGCCTGAAAGGAAATCAAAATTTAGAAGGAATCGTGGTTACAACTGAACAAGGGCAATTGGAAATTGAAACAGATTACTTAATTCCACTTTTCGGCTTGAGTCCGAAACTCGGACCTATTGCAGATTGGGGACTTCAAATTTCAAAAAGTGCAATCGATGTAAACACATTTGATTATAGTACTAACATTCCAGGAATTTATGCAATTGGAGATATCAATAATTATCCAGGAAAATTAAAACTAATCCTTTGTGGCTTTCATGAGGCAACATTAATGATGCAGTCTGCTTATAAAATTATTAACGAAGGAAAGAAACCAAGTTTTAAATACACTACAGTAACTGGGATAAACAATTTATGATACATTCCATTATTGATATATAAATTGAACACCATGGAATGGCTCACCGTATATATTCGCGATAAAAATCAAATAGATCATGCTATTCAGATCCCAAATGAAGCTTCCTATAGCCTAATGGAATTGTTAAAAGCATCTGAACTCCCCATTCTTGGCACCTGTGGAGGCATGGCTTTATGTGCATCTTGTCATATCTATGTGCATTCAGAAAATAATTTGCCTGCAATGAAAGATGCAGAAGTATTATTGCTCGATAGTTTAGTAAACAGCCAACATAACAGTCGTTTAGCCTGTCAAATTCCTGTTGGAGATTATTTGGATCAACTGATTCTTGAAATAGCAGATCAATAAATGTTCAAACAATATGAAAATAGACGAGCAATTGCAGCATTAATCGCAGTTTGTATCATTTGGGGAACCACCTACCTCATCAACAAACTTGGCGTGAGCAGTATGCCGCCACTTTTTTTTACTTCCATAAGGCAATTGACAGCTGCCATTTTGTTATTAATGTATTTGTTTTTCATTAAAAAATTAGCTTGGCCTGATCGATCATTTATTAAGCTTCAATTGGTTTTAGGATTATTATTAATCAGC from Saprospiraceae bacterium includes:
- a CDS encoding DUF1501 domain-containing protein, coding for MKRRKFLQVSSLASVPMLINGIPVSAVARNSFLDFVSPENDKVLVLIQLTGGNDGLNMVLPLDQYSNLDKVRSKIMIKESLAIKLRTDLGLHPSMTGLKSLFDASKLKLIQSVGYPNQNRSHFRSTDIWTSGSSAERVETTGWLGRYYMENHLSYPSGYPNTDNPDPLAITVGSLVSQTCQGSVANFSLAINDPATLAPLNEPAFPTTIPTTNYGNELKYLIDTLKQTNDYTDVIKDAYDAAGGTIATTGNRLLDQLNIVAQLIKGGMKTKVYVVSIGTFDTHANQCDPDDHEIGTHADLLKQLSDAIAGFQAAIDQSGNSKRVLGMTFSEFGRRIKANDSTGTDHGSAAPMFLFGSCVNPGILGNNPTINANVTNDEGVAMQYDFRSIYASVLIDWFQVAPSVVSQLLFQEFQKLPVIEGCSPTSVQDYDRDFSLNFEAYPNPAQESSKISFECKDEFIRITVFNSIGSEIQVLHSGRMSSGKHELDLNLKDLASGNYYVRIASESAQKTKALIKL
- a CDS encoding NAD(P)/FAD-dependent oxidoreductase, which codes for MDINTDIIIIGAGPCGLFAVFEAGLLKMRCHLIDYLPIAGGQLSEIYPKKPIYDIPGYPEILASDLVTNLLKQIEPFKPGFTFGERAETLINHGQEGFEIVSHLGTRIKAKVIAIAGGLGCFEPRKPEIEHLDKFEDHGVDYIIKDPEKYRGKHLVIAGGGDSALDWCIYLADIAASIHLIHRRSEFRAAPESVEKLKRLSDTNKIKLIVNAELKSLKGNQNLEGIVVTTEQGQLEIETDYLIPLFGLSPKLGPIADWGLQISKSAIDVNTFDYSTNIPGIYAIGDINNYPGKLKLILCGFHEATLMMQSAYKIINEGKKPSFKYTTVTGINNL
- a CDS encoding DUF1800 domain-containing protein, with protein sequence MDRRTTFKKFLGVEAAATVGNRRQEDALPLGGGLTPYSGTWNYANAAHLLRRAMFGPTHQQILDAVRDGMDKTLDKLFTPVQLPLDPVIYSDNPVDPNVTKGQSWVKTPLNPSIQGNVAFKENSLFAWMMEQIYKEGVSITEKMTLFWHNHFVVSEIYDPRMSFDYIQLLRENCLKNFKELTKQITIDKAMLIYLNGNQNTNVAPNENFARELMELFTLGKGDLAGPGDYTTFTEQDVLAVAKALTGWTVPVDRRNTTYIPLAAFVPGLHDTSTKLLSHRFGNKSIVNAGADEYKNVVDLIFEKREAATFICRKLYRYFIYYKVSSAIESDIVDGLADTLVANNFNIAPVVRELLSSSHFYTDESLGALIRPPYEFIFNTLKAMKFNSSQVSSIEDTYNLYLHLYRSTNGLQQVYFDVPSVAGWTPYYQEPSFHEIWVNSVTLPLRTALTTGLAAKTIKVRNIAQKLFGLELTDYVSDFSAPGDATRLINDIVAHLLPKPIYQNQLDYLKSKLLGNLTEAQWKTNWDAFVAEPKDTQKKAAVENRLKLLISNLLTMPEYYLS
- a CDS encoding 2Fe-2S iron-sulfur cluster binding domain-containing protein; translated protein: MEWLTVYIRDKNQIDHAIQIPNEASYSLMELLKASELPILGTCGGMALCASCHIYVHSENNLPAMKDAEVLLLDSLVNSQHNSRLACQIPVGDYLDQLILEIADQ